A window from Chryseobacterium vaccae encodes these proteins:
- the map gene encoding type I methionyl aminopeptidase: MSITNESELTGMQKVSEAVAFTLKEMISYAQPGMTTKDLDEYGTKILSDFGAKSAPYLTYGFPGWTCISVDNEFCHGIPSDQRVLKEGDLINIDVSAELNGYWADNGGSFVVGNDILGHQKLVDASREILQKTISNIKGGVKIAEIGALMETEAKKRGFKVIRNLGGHGVGRSLHEQPDELMNYKNRFDTRRFKKNSVVAIETFISTTSNLAVELNDGWTMVGNKGGYMAQHEHTILITDGKPVILTEMNGILN, encoded by the coding sequence ATGTCTATAACAAACGAAAGCGAATTGACCGGAATGCAGAAAGTGAGTGAAGCAGTTGCCTTTACTTTAAAGGAAATGATCAGTTATGCCCAGCCCGGAATGACAACGAAAGATCTTGACGAGTACGGAACAAAAATCCTCTCTGATTTCGGCGCTAAATCGGCACCTTATTTAACGTATGGGTTCCCGGGATGGACATGCATCAGTGTAGACAATGAATTCTGCCACGGGATTCCTTCTGATCAAAGAGTTTTGAAAGAAGGAGACCTGATTAATATTGATGTTTCGGCAGAATTGAACGGATATTGGGCAGATAACGGTGGATCTTTTGTTGTGGGGAATGATATTCTCGGACATCAGAAACTGGTGGATGCTTCCAGAGAAATCTTACAGAAAACGATCAGTAATATAAAAGGAGGCGTAAAAATAGCAGAAATAGGTGCCCTGATGGAAACCGAAGCCAAAAAAAGAGGCTTTAAAGTCATCAGAAATCTTGGCGGACATGGAGTAGGGAGAAGCCTGCATGAACAGCCTGATGAATTAATGAATTATAAAAACCGTTTTGATACCAGAAGGTTTAAGAAAAATTCCGTTGTAGCCATTGAAACTTTCATTTCCACAACGTCTAATCTTGCCGTAGAACTGAATGACGGCTGGACCATGGTGGGAAACAAAGGCGGATATATGGCACAGCATGAACATACCATCCTGATCACAGACGGGAAACCCGTAATCTTAACAGAAATGAATGGAATATTGAACTGA
- the rbfA gene encoding 30S ribosome-binding factor RbfA, with product MESNRQRKVAQIIQEDFAELFRKQASESKQSILVSVSDVKVTADLGIAKIYLSIFPQEFRAAVMKEIEENKPQYRNFIGQKMAKQVRIIPQLNFYLDTALDDVERLERELRGEGDNPVL from the coding sequence ATGGAAAGTAATAGACAAAGAAAAGTAGCACAGATCATTCAGGAAGACTTCGCGGAGCTTTTCCGCAAACAGGCTTCAGAAAGCAAGCAGAGTATTTTAGTATCCGTTTCAGATGTAAAAGTAACGGCAGATCTGGGTATTGCTAAAATTTATTTAAGCATTTTCCCGCAGGAATTTCGTGCTGCAGTTATGAAGGAAATTGAAGAAAACAAACCTCAGTACAGAAATTTTATCGGCCAGAAAATGGCTAAACAGGTACGTATCATTCCACAGCTTAACTTTTACCTAGACACCGCTCTTGACGACGTTGAAAGACTTGAAAGAGAATTAAGAGGCGAAGGCGACAATCCTGTTTTATAA
- the ribD gene encoding bifunctional diaminohydroxyphosphoribosylaminopyrimidine deaminase/5-amino-6-(5-phosphoribosylamino)uracil reductase RibD codes for MNNDEFYIKRCIELAHKALGSTYPNPLVGSVIVHNGKIIGEGYHHKAGENHAEINAINSVKDKNLIPESTIYVSLEPCAHYGKTPPCALKIKELGFKKVVIGAMDSHDKVNGKGKKIIQDAGIEAVSGVLEKECIQLNKRFFTYHEKQRPYIILKWAQSGDGFLDKDFKPTAVSNTLASQFVHQLRADEHAILVGTQTALTDDPGLTVRHVEGINPVRILIDFDLKVPRDFKIYNDEAPTLVFNTEKEGTEGNIRFIRIGKGNFQSDLMAALYKEQIQSVIIEGGRFTLQQFIDAGIWDETIIIKNENLKLESGTKAPDFNHIPEKTENFRDNTISFYTNKNNIV; via the coding sequence ATGAACAACGACGAATTCTATATTAAAAGATGTATTGAACTGGCTCATAAAGCCTTGGGCAGCACCTACCCTAATCCTCTTGTTGGCAGTGTGATTGTTCACAACGGAAAAATCATCGGAGAAGGGTATCACCACAAAGCAGGAGAAAACCATGCCGAGATCAATGCCATCAATTCCGTTAAAGATAAAAACCTTATTCCTGAATCTACCATCTATGTATCGCTGGAACCGTGTGCCCACTATGGAAAAACACCACCGTGCGCCCTTAAAATTAAAGAACTCGGCTTCAAAAAAGTAGTAATCGGTGCCATGGATTCCCATGATAAAGTAAACGGAAAAGGGAAAAAGATCATTCAGGATGCCGGTATCGAAGCTGTTTCAGGAGTTCTGGAAAAAGAATGTATTCAGTTAAATAAAAGATTCTTCACCTACCACGAAAAGCAGAGACCCTACATTATTTTAAAATGGGCACAGTCCGGAGACGGGTTCCTGGATAAAGATTTTAAACCTACAGCCGTTTCCAATACACTGGCCAGCCAGTTTGTTCATCAGTTAAGAGCCGATGAACATGCTATCTTAGTCGGGACACAAACTGCTTTAACAGACGATCCAGGCCTTACGGTAAGACACGTTGAAGGAATAAATCCGGTGAGAATTCTGATTGATTTCGATCTGAAAGTTCCCCGGGATTTCAAGATTTACAATGATGAAGCCCCAACTCTTGTTTTTAACACTGAAAAAGAAGGAACAGAGGGCAATATCCGGTTCATCAGAATTGGGAAAGGCAATTTTCAGTCTGATCTGATGGCTGCATTATACAAAGAACAGATCCAGTCTGTTATTATTGAAGGAGGAAGATTTACGCTGCAACAATTTATTGATGCCGGAATCTGGGATGAAACAATCATTATTAAAAATGAAAACCTGAAACTAGAAAGCGGAACCAAAGCACCGGATTTTAATCATATTCCCGAAAAAACCGAGAATTTCAGAGATAACACCATTTCATTTTACACAAACAAAAACAACATTGTTTAG
- a CDS encoding DUF349 domain-containing protein → MTTENNLSENEENKNSQEVSQEETSGNTVPQNEHHDDDTEHHEEEHADADITFSDALKEMEKIINTDNAGENFKRFNLLKDKASHHIHDEVEDKKHEYVEAGNAPENFSYEHPLQARFSALVNIFREKHDSYQKSQEEEQKKNLDYRQSIIERLKNLYTNSEAGTNLFKSIREIKEDWSKAGQVAKSEFKILNNNYFHHLNQFYQMLDLNKEFLEQEFSHNLEKRQHIIARAKELENEPVIQKALNELQYLHKLWKEEAEPVAEEFREKTWEEFKEISNKIHERKSELSAAIETEQNANLEKKNQIIAEIKKLSEPSETPNHNYWQSSIKRVEDLRSEFLKTGSVPRKLSNQNWNDFKTILRGFNTTKNNYYKSLKGSQQANLEEKLKLIQTAKDNMNNEEWDIAVPLFKKLQEDWKKVGHVPKSMTNKIWDEFRDACNTFFNNYREKNNASNDNWKENYKHKKELLDELKTVSNEDGSIERIEAIKTAWNNIGKVPRDKIAINSEFNKTLREKLKLNKINELELKEEGLTETQLTDKARKMKSQISDLEAEIVKLENNLAFFNKPSRENPLLRDTYNTIDEKKAHLETLKQNLHNIIAGE, encoded by the coding sequence ATGACTACAGAAAACAATCTTTCTGAAAACGAAGAAAACAAAAATTCCCAGGAAGTATCTCAGGAAGAAACGTCAGGAAACACCGTACCTCAGAATGAGCACCATGATGACGACACAGAACATCATGAGGAAGAGCATGCTGATGCAGATATAACTTTTTCCGATGCTTTGAAAGAAATGGAAAAGATTATCAATACGGACAATGCCGGAGAAAACTTCAAAAGATTCAACCTGTTAAAAGATAAAGCAAGTCATCACATCCATGATGAAGTGGAAGACAAAAAACATGAATATGTAGAGGCAGGAAATGCTCCTGAAAACTTCAGTTATGAGCATCCTTTACAAGCCAGATTCTCTGCTTTGGTTAATATCTTCAGAGAAAAACACGATTCTTATCAGAAATCGCAGGAAGAAGAGCAAAAGAAAAATCTGGACTACCGCCAGAGTATTATTGAAAGACTTAAAAATCTTTATACCAATTCTGAAGCAGGAACCAATCTTTTCAAATCCATCCGTGAGATTAAAGAAGACTGGTCAAAAGCAGGACAGGTTGCCAAATCGGAATTCAAGATCCTTAACAACAACTATTTTCACCATCTGAACCAGTTTTATCAGATGCTGGATCTGAACAAAGAGTTCCTGGAGCAGGAATTCAGCCACAATCTGGAGAAAAGACAGCATATCATTGCACGTGCCAAAGAACTTGAAAATGAACCTGTCATTCAAAAAGCCCTGAACGAGCTTCAATATCTTCATAAATTATGGAAAGAAGAGGCAGAGCCTGTGGCAGAAGAATTCCGTGAAAAAACATGGGAAGAGTTCAAAGAGATCTCTAACAAGATCCATGAAAGAAAATCTGAGCTTTCTGCTGCTATTGAAACAGAACAGAACGCTAATCTGGAAAAGAAAAACCAGATTATTGCAGAGATTAAAAAACTTTCTGAACCATCAGAAACACCTAACCACAACTACTGGCAAAGCTCCATTAAAAGAGTGGAAGATCTTCGTTCTGAATTCTTAAAAACAGGAAGTGTTCCAAGAAAACTGTCCAATCAGAACTGGAATGACTTCAAAACCATATTAAGAGGATTCAACACAACAAAGAACAACTATTATAAGTCTTTGAAAGGATCTCAGCAGGCCAACCTGGAAGAAAAGCTAAAACTGATCCAGACAGCTAAAGACAACATGAACAACGAAGAATGGGATATTGCCGTTCCGTTATTCAAAAAACTTCAGGAAGACTGGAAAAAAGTAGGTCATGTTCCAAAAAGTATGACCAACAAAATCTGGGATGAGTTCCGTGATGCCTGCAACACGTTCTTCAATAATTACAGAGAAAAGAACAACGCTTCCAACGACAACTGGAAAGAAAACTACAAGCACAAAAAAGAACTGCTTGATGAGCTGAAAACAGTTTCCAACGAAGATGGCAGCATTGAAAGAATTGAAGCCATTAAAACAGCATGGAACAATATCGGAAAAGTGCCGAGAGATAAAATCGCCATCAACTCTGAATTCAACAAAACGTTGAGAGAGAAGCTGAAACTGAACAAGATCAATGAACTTGAACTGAAAGAAGAAGGCTTAACAGAAACTCAGCTTACCGACAAGGCAAGAAAAATGAAGAGCCAGATCTCCGACCTTGAAGCCGAAATTGTGAAACTGGAAAACAATTTAGCATTCTTCAACAAACCGTCCAGAGAGAATCCTCTCCTAAGAGACACTTACAATACGATTGACGAGAAAAAGGCCCATCTGGAAACATTAAAACAGAACCTTCACAACATCATCGCTGGAGAGTAA
- a CDS encoding endonuclease gives MKRILSFLMLGILFINAAAQAPAGYYNNAAGLTGAPLKTALKTIIKNGHQDKGYNGLWTAYATTDRDYYYDNDGKILDIYSENPSGPDPYSYTLGTNQCGNYSAESHCYNREHIVPQSLFSEQSPMVADVHFIRATDGKVNGMRSNFPFGKVGTTASFTSMNGSKLGNSVSPGYSGTVFEPIDEFKGDVARMIFYFVTRYEAELPSFSSGNMLGGSAFPGLQPWELSQLMAWHAMDPVSDAERGRNNASYTYQGNRNPFIDNPAYVEMIWGSPVPDNQAPTAATNLTAQNPTSNTISLSWTASTDNIGVIGYDVYANGTLKTTVSGTSTTVPGLTPSTLYNFYVIARDAAGNSSPQSNIASETTLAGQSGGNTSCGTENFNSIVGTDNGYDIRTWTNNNITWTATDTKIDEKINTTRAITIRNGTLTSTTISGGIQTLTLTTQRRFSGSNNTVNVLVNDVVVGTIPYNQTATTTVLNINVDGDVVIKLTNPSSNRVTMDDLSWTCFGALGTSEIKKDKTEFTIYPNPVKNNELFVKGENLSKISKAEIYDLSGKLIEVIANPFKNSNKINLKGLVKGNYILKTDSFSTKFIVD, from the coding sequence ATGAAACGAATTCTATCCTTTTTAATGCTGGGCATTTTGTTTATCAATGCTGCAGCACAGGCACCTGCCGGTTATTATAATAATGCTGCAGGCCTAACAGGAGCTCCCCTTAAGACAGCCTTAAAAACCATCATCAAGAATGGTCATCAGGACAAAGGTTACAACGGTTTATGGACAGCTTACGCAACTACAGACCGGGATTATTATTATGATAATGATGGGAAAATTCTAGATATTTACTCTGAAAACCCTTCCGGCCCGGATCCATACTCATATACCTTAGGAACGAATCAGTGTGGAAACTACAGCGCTGAAAGCCATTGCTATAACAGAGAACACATTGTACCGCAAAGTCTTTTTAGTGAACAGAGTCCTATGGTTGCGGACGTTCATTTTATCCGCGCTACCGATGGAAAAGTAAACGGGATGAGATCCAATTTTCCTTTCGGGAAAGTAGGAACAACTGCAAGTTTCACTTCTATGAATGGATCTAAGTTAGGTAACTCTGTATCTCCGGGATATTCAGGAACAGTATTTGAGCCGATTGATGAATTCAAAGGAGACGTTGCCCGAATGATTTTTTATTTTGTAACAAGATACGAAGCAGAACTTCCTTCTTTCAGTTCAGGAAATATGCTGGGCGGATCTGCATTTCCGGGACTACAGCCGTGGGAACTGAGCCAGCTTATGGCATGGCATGCTATGGATCCGGTTTCAGATGCTGAAAGAGGAAGAAACAATGCTTCATATACTTATCAGGGAAACAGGAATCCTTTTATTGACAATCCTGCTTATGTTGAAATGATCTGGGGAAGTCCGGTTCCTGATAATCAAGCACCGACCGCTGCAACCAACCTTACAGCACAAAACCCTACTTCTAACACGATTTCTTTAAGCTGGACTGCTTCTACAGATAATATCGGAGTAATAGGTTATGATGTCTATGCTAACGGAACATTAAAAACCACGGTATCCGGAACCTCTACAACTGTTCCGGGATTAACACCTTCCACACTGTACAACTTCTATGTTATTGCAAGAGATGCAGCAGGAAACTCTTCCCCTCAAAGTAACATTGCAAGTGAAACAACTTTAGCCGGACAGTCCGGAGGAAATACAAGCTGTGGTACAGAAAACTTCAATAGTATTGTAGGAACAGATAATGGTTATGACATCAGAACCTGGACCAATAATAATATCACCTGGACTGCAACAGATACCAAAATAGACGAGAAAATCAATACAACCAGAGCCATCACTATCAGAAACGGAACGTTGACCAGTACAACCATATCCGGAGGTATTCAGACGTTAACACTGACTACCCAAAGAAGATTCAGTGGTTCAAACAACACTGTAAACGTATTGGTTAATGATGTTGTAGTAGGTACTATTCCATATAACCAGACTGCAACAACAACAGTTCTTAACATTAATGTTGACGGAGATGTTGTCATCAAGTTAACCAACCCTAGCTCCAACAGAGTTACCATGGATGACTTAAGCTGGACATGCTTCGGTGCATTAGGTACTTCCGAAATTAAAAAAGATAAAACTGAGTTCACCATCTACCCTAATCCGGTAAAAAACAATGAACTGTTTGTAAAAGGTGAAAACCTGAGCAAAATTTCAAAAGCTGAAATCTATGATCTTTCAGGAAAGCTTATTGAAGTGATCGCTAATCCTTTCAAAAACTCTAATAAGATTAACCTTAAAGGACTTGTTAAAGGAAATTACATTCTGAAAACGGATAGTTTCTCTACAAAATTCATAGTAGATTAA
- the mce gene encoding methylmalonyl-CoA epimerase — protein sequence MKLEHIGIAVKSLGVSDDLFARLLGKEPYKQETVEREGVVTSFYETGESKIELLEASNPESPISKFIDKKGEGIHHLAFGVENILAEVERLKKEGFQFISEEPKEGADNKLVVFLHPKSTNGVLVELCQEKQ from the coding sequence ATGAAGCTAGAACATATTGGTATTGCCGTAAAATCTTTAGGCGTTTCTGACGATCTTTTTGCCAGGCTTTTAGGAAAAGAACCCTATAAACAGGAAACTGTGGAAAGGGAAGGAGTGGTTACTTCCTTCTATGAAACCGGAGAGAGTAAAATAGAACTTCTGGAAGCCAGCAACCCGGAAAGCCCGATCTCTAAATTTATCGATAAAAAAGGCGAAGGAATCCATCACCTAGCTTTTGGCGTAGAAAATATCCTTGCAGAGGTTGAAAGACTAAAAAAAGAAGGATTTCAGTTTATCTCAGAAGAACCGAAAGAAGGTGCTGATAATAAATTAGTTGTCTTCCTTCATCCTAAATCTACCAATGGAGTGCTGGTAGAATTGTGTCAAGAAAAGCAATAA
- a CDS encoding shikimate dehydrogenase family protein — MDSNKKLGLIGKNISYSFSKKFFENKFQKLMLQDYSYDIFDLNDIHEAEQLFNNPELLGFNVTIPYKEKIINYLDELSDEAEKIGAVNCVLIRDGKKTGYNTDAFGFEKTLLLHKKTHHDKALILGDGGAAKAVKYVLDKLGIPSITISRKSEITFDTLSKETVQEHKIIVQCTPVGTFPNVEDCLEFPFDGLSAEHLIIDLIYNPNYTQFIIKASEKGAKTVNGYYMLEQQAEKAWEIWNFQKK, encoded by the coding sequence ATGGATTCCAATAAAAAATTAGGACTTATAGGAAAGAATATTTCCTATTCCTTTTCCAAAAAATTCTTTGAAAATAAGTTTCAAAAGCTGATGCTTCAAGACTATTCTTACGATATTTTTGACCTTAATGATATTCATGAAGCTGAACAACTCTTCAACAACCCGGAACTCTTAGGCTTTAATGTTACCATTCCTTACAAAGAAAAAATCATCAATTATCTGGATGAACTGAGTGATGAAGCCGAAAAAATAGGGGCAGTTAACTGCGTACTGATCCGCGACGGAAAAAAGACGGGTTACAATACCGATGCTTTCGGATTCGAAAAAACCCTGCTTCTGCATAAAAAGACCCATCACGACAAAGCCCTGATCTTAGGAGACGGCGGGGCAGCAAAAGCGGTGAAGTATGTTCTGGACAAACTGGGAATCCCCTCCATAACCATCTCCAGAAAATCTGAAATTACGTTTGATACGCTAAGCAAAGAAACCGTACAGGAACATAAAATTATCGTTCAATGTACACCGGTAGGAACTTTTCCCAATGTTGAAGACTGTCTGGAATTTCCTTTTGACGGACTTTCAGCGGAACATCTTATCATAGACCTTATTTATAATCCCAATTACACCCAATTCATTATAAAAGCATCCGAAAAAGGAGCAAAAACAGTGAACGGCTACTACATGCTTGAACAGCAAGCAGAAAAAGCCTGGGAAATTTGGAATTTTCAAAAAAAATAA
- a CDS encoding bacteriocin-like protein: MKNLKKISRSNLRSITGGVFVTCTLPNGQPTKCRDHCPTDFCGPTSYLCYTPMDLCD; the protein is encoded by the coding sequence ATGAAAAATCTGAAAAAAATTTCGAGAAGTAACCTGAGATCCATTACAGGCGGAGTTTTTGTAACCTGTACTTTACCTAACGGACAGCCTACAAAATGCAGAGACCACTGCCCTACAGATTTCTGCGGACCAACCAGCTATCTATGCTACACCCCTATGGATCTGTGTGATTAG
- a CDS encoding ABC transporter permease, with protein sequence MKNIAFYIASRYLLAKKGSTAVTFITWLSVGAMMVAVTAMFVIISVFSGLEDLNKDLISNLHADLTLKSVSGKTIKDLDKVNTTLKNNKAISSFSRIIEEKIYISFRGKGDIAYLRGVDSAYTKVNPIDKEVIYGTYPSFKYSNEVFMETNLDNRLSIPVDSSDNYATVFMPKPGTGIINKEEDIYNKRDILVTGLFPGKEQLDSYIIAPIELTEELLNLQKKSAYEIVIKLKNPDSADAVKQNLLNILGKNFEIKTKEEENAAFWKMINTEKMFIYLIFALVIFITTFNLAGAIIILQLDKKEQAKSLISLGFPLSHLRMTYFYTGILIVISGVISGLLLGTILCYFQLYTEFFRANSILPFPVKIVGKNYFIVALTASLFGIAISWFFSKISKEYITKN encoded by the coding sequence TTGAAGAATATTGCATTTTACATAGCATCCAGATACCTTTTGGCTAAAAAAGGCAGTACTGCCGTTACGTTCATTACGTGGCTTTCGGTAGGTGCCATGATGGTTGCTGTGACTGCAATGTTCGTTATTATCTCCGTTTTTTCAGGACTTGAAGACCTCAATAAAGATCTGATCTCCAATCTTCATGCGGATCTTACCCTTAAAAGCGTTTCAGGAAAGACAATAAAAGATCTGGATAAGGTAAATACTACCTTAAAGAACAACAAAGCGATCAGCAGTTTTTCCCGTATCATTGAAGAGAAAATATACATCAGCTTTCGCGGGAAAGGCGATATTGCCTATCTGAGAGGAGTAGATTCAGCCTATACTAAAGTTAATCCGATTGATAAAGAAGTCATCTACGGAACTTATCCGAGTTTTAAATACTCCAATGAAGTGTTCATGGAAACCAATCTGGATAACAGACTTTCTATTCCTGTAGATTCTTCCGACAATTATGCTACAGTATTTATGCCGAAACCAGGAACCGGGATCATTAACAAAGAAGAAGATATTTACAACAAAAGAGATATTCTTGTTACCGGACTTTTTCCGGGAAAAGAACAACTCGACAGCTATATCATTGCTCCTATTGAGCTCACCGAAGAACTGCTTAATCTTCAAAAAAAATCCGCGTACGAGATTGTTATCAAATTAAAAAATCCGGACAGCGCCGATGCAGTTAAGCAAAACCTTCTCAATATCCTTGGAAAAAACTTTGAAATAAAAACCAAGGAAGAAGAAAATGCAGCTTTCTGGAAGATGATCAACACAGAAAAAATGTTCATTTACCTGATCTTTGCGCTTGTTATCTTCATTACGACTTTCAACCTGGCCGGAGCCATTATTATCCTTCAGCTGGATAAAAAAGAACAGGCCAAATCCCTTATTTCATTAGGATTCCCATTGAGCCATCTGAGAATGACTTATTTTTATACAGGGATTCTTATTGTAATTTCAGGTGTTATTTCCGGATTGCTTCTGGGAACCATCCTTTGTTATTTCCAACTCTATACAGAGTTTTTCAGAGCCAACTCTATCCTCCCGTTCCCTGTAAAAATTGTCGGGAAAAATTATTTCATTGTAGCCCTTACCGCTTCCCTGTTCGGGATTGCTATTTCTTGGTTCTTTTCAAAAATAAGCAAAGAGTATATTACTAAAAATTAA
- a CDS encoding IMPACT family protein has protein sequence MFEYKTIQNPIENTLLKEKGSKFIGFAYPVNNEEELKSALEKLRTEHPKATHHCYAFRMGLQGENYRANDDGEPSGSAGLPIYNQLLAHEITNTLVVVIRYYGGTKLGVSGLVKAYKESAKITLEEANIITKELETEIEIQFNFNQQNTIFTLLSKFDAKVLNFDANENCILTASLKLTQKESISDKLSEMQYVSFEFKD, from the coding sequence ATGTTCGAATACAAAACGATACAAAACCCCATTGAAAATACTTTATTAAAAGAAAAAGGAAGCAAGTTCATCGGATTTGCCTACCCTGTCAACAATGAAGAAGAATTAAAAAGTGCTTTGGAAAAACTCAGAACAGAACATCCCAAAGCAACGCACCATTGTTACGCTTTCAGAATGGGGCTTCAGGGCGAGAATTACCGCGCTAATGACGATGGTGAACCTTCAGGAAGTGCAGGGCTCCCGATTTACAATCAATTGCTGGCCCATGAAATCACCAATACCCTGGTAGTCGTTATCCGGTATTACGGCGGAACAAAACTCGGTGTTTCAGGATTGGTAAAAGCCTATAAAGAATCAGCGAAAATCACCCTTGAAGAAGCCAATATCATCACCAAAGAACTGGAAACCGAAATTGAAATTCAGTTTAACTTTAACCAGCAGAATACCATCTTTACCCTACTCTCAAAATTTGATGCTAAAGTGTTGAATTTCGATGCCAATGAAAACTGTATTCTCACCGCTTCTTTAAAACTGACTCAAAAAGAAAGCATCTCAGATAAATTATCCGAGATGCAGTATGTTTCATTTGAATTTAAAGATTAA
- a CDS encoding bacteriocin-like protein yields the protein MKNLRKLSKGELKTIQGGIQSCEPWMTVCPCRPGFHRCEPKGACIPATTMC from the coding sequence ATGAAAAATCTAAGGAAACTATCAAAAGGAGAACTAAAAACAATTCAGGGAGGTATACAATCCTGCGAACCATGGATGACGGTATGTCCCTGCAGACCGGGATTTCACAGATGTGAGCCCAAGGGAGCTTGCATTCCTGCAACAACAATGTGTTAA
- a CDS encoding zinc metallopeptidase gives MTGYYIIIGISMLVSWWVSSRLKSKFEYYSNVHLRNGLSGKEVAEKMLRDNGINDVQVISVPGQLTDHYNPGDKTVNLSEGVYMQRNAAAAAVAAHECGHAVQHAVGYSMLNLRSKLVPIVSISSNLMQFVLIAGIAVMAATRSIENPNGNTTVLAIGVAMFAVTTLFAFVTLPVEYDASNRAMKWLKDTGTVTQEEFVGVQDSLKWAARTYLVAALGSLAQLLYWGSMLLGSRRD, from the coding sequence ATGACGGGTTATTATATCATTATCGGTATTTCAATGCTGGTGAGCTGGTGGGTTTCATCCAGATTGAAATCGAAATTTGAATACTACTCCAATGTGCATCTTAGAAACGGCCTTTCGGGAAAAGAAGTGGCAGAGAAAATGCTTAGAGATAACGGGATCAATGATGTACAGGTGATCTCTGTTCCGGGCCAGCTTACGGATCATTATAATCCGGGAGATAAAACAGTCAACCTTTCTGAGGGGGTATATATGCAGAGAAATGCAGCGGCAGCGGCAGTGGCGGCTCATGAATGTGGTCACGCTGTACAACATGCAGTAGGATATTCTATGTTGAATCTCCGCTCTAAACTGGTTCCTATTGTAAGTATTAGTTCTAATCTGATGCAGTTTGTGCTTATTGCAGGGATCGCAGTGATGGCGGCAACCAGATCAATTGAAAATCCGAATGGGAATACCACGGTTTTAGCCATTGGGGTAGCGATGTTTGCCGTAACCACTCTTTTTGCTTTTGTAACACTTCCTGTAGAATATGATGCGAGCAACAGAGCGATGAAGTGGCTTAAAGATACGGGAACTGTAACCCAGGAAGAGTTTGTGGGAGTTCAGGACAGCCTTAAATGGGCTGCAAGAACATATCTGGTAGCTGCTCTTGGATCATTGGCTCAGTTGTTATACTGGGGATCTATGCTTCTTGGAAGCCGGAGGGATTAA
- a CDS encoding phospholipase D family protein — MYYSGANCDIYIGRGAGKKLLEDISYARKNVKIVSPYLSAHLVRQLIALRSRGIQVNLITTDNIEDFYGEYEKNIHKMIIQQRVVDEHAQAVRNSWISLEKMLLYIMLGSAALLIVLLYSMKDLKILYGLFPLLILFFIRNYYLTKIKTKKIYNYHYRQLFPFKVFVSDSGSSFIHSKIYIIDDEIAYMGSLNFTGSGLKGNYETRIRTTDPNAVGRIVTEFNELFHSDLRQRDIQAWGKHLYPEPAN, encoded by the coding sequence ATGTATTATAGCGGTGCAAATTGTGATATCTATATAGGCCGTGGAGCCGGAAAAAAACTCCTTGAAGATATTTCCTATGCCAGAAAAAATGTGAAAATCGTATCCCCTTATTTATCGGCGCACCTGGTAAGACAGCTTATTGCTTTAAGATCAAGAGGGATTCAGGTGAACCTGATCACTACGGATAATATTGAAGATTTTTACGGTGAATACGAAAAAAATATTCATAAAATGATTATCCAGCAACGGGTCGTTGATGAACATGCACAGGCTGTCCGCAACAGCTGGATAAGTCTGGAGAAAATGCTACTTTACATCATGCTGGGATCAGCAGCCTTACTGATTGTTTTGCTGTATTCTATGAAAGATCTGAAAATACTGTACGGTCTCTTTCCTTTACTGATCTTATTTTTCATCAGAAATTACTACCTCACCAAAATAAAAACGAAAAAAATATACAATTACCATTACCGGCAGCTGTTTCCTTTTAAAGTCTTTGTTTCCGATTCAGGAAGCAGTTTTATCCACAGCAAAATTTATATCATCGATGATGAGATTGCCTACATGGGATCCCTGAATTTTACAGGAAGCGGGCTCAAAGGAAACTATGAAACACGGATCAGAACAACAGATCCTAATGCGGTCGGCCGGATTGTTACAGAATTTAATGAGCTTTTTCATTCAGATCTCAGGCAGAGAGATATTCAGGCTTGGGGGAAACATCTGTATCCTGAACCTGCTAATTAA